The region TGTTAGTTTTAATGAAAGTAACCATCATCATGTTTGTTCTCTAAACCAGCGAACTGTATGAGTCCTAACATTTTGGATTCCCCCTCATTAAATCTGACCGCAAATCTCACCATGCCGAAAAACATCACCTCTGCTGCTACTGAGTTCTGGGAGTGAGTctaagttctttttttttgcatttctttttatgcATTATGCATAACAATGaccaatttaaatattaaatacaataacaaaCTTGGATATATGGTTTCATATAAAGTGGCTTACCATTGATTTTAAACATGAAGTTATACATGATTACTACTTAGTCTGTAAAAAAGGTTGTATATTGTCTTCTGTGCAACAAATTCtgcaaatgaaacaacaaaatacattgtttgtttgtcacaacACATAGAAGCATTTTGTGATCTGACGCCTCTATCAGCAGGACAAATTGTTTGCCTTTTGTGACTTTGTGTCCGATCATTACTAATCACTGCagatgaataaattatattatatgaattatatatatgaatattattactattattaccattttttaaatatttttttcaaatggatGGATACCAATTGGGAAACCTAAACTCATTATTTCAGTCAAGTTCAATGAAGCCATGGTTAAAATCAGCACTTGCCCATCATGAGATGATGAAATCATATAATGCTAATACTACATGCTCGTGAAGTATACTGTAACGTTTGTTTATATGTACCTCTTGAATTCCCCCTCTCCTCAGACGGCGGGTGCTGGGCATGTCTGGAGGCATTGAGGAGCTGGGCAGTGTGAGATGGGAGCTGGCTTTGTGTCTTCTGGCCTGCTGGGTGTTCTGCTACTTCAGCATCTGGAAAGGAGTCAGATCTTCTGGAAAGGTCAGtggtaacattttaatttaaacgtAGTTAAAGTATATAGAAACTATcatcatgcattttattttctacaatgtattttcattattcatctcCAATACTTCGAGGTATTACaaatcttttaattttttttattttaggtaGTGTACTTCACTGCCACGTTCCCCTATCTGATGCTTCTGATACTGCTCGTCCGGGGTTTTACTCTACCTGGAGCTTGGGATGGGATCTACTACTACCTGTATCCAAACTTGAACCGCCTGGCTAGCCTTCAGGTATCTTGTCgttgatatatagtatattgaCAGTACGCTCacatgaatataatatatactttttaCAAAACAACAGGTCTGGATAGAGGCAGGATCTCAAATATGCTTCTCCTACAGTCTGACCGCAGGGACTCTGAATGTACTGGGCAGCTATAATgactacaacaacaactgttaTACGTAAGTATAAGCTTCAAAACACAATCACTTATGTTAGAATACTTCACTTAAAAGGTGTGTAGGATtggaaaatcttttttttttttttttaaagttagagATACATGTAACAATAAACAAGCagaaacagaataaacaaaaatagtaatacacaaaaaatttgataaatatctttttagtttttaaaattaCCACTTTAAATTTGCAACATTGCAATGCCACTCTCATCTCTTTGACAAAACTGTTATTCTGCGACCTTCAGGGACTGCTTCTGGCTCTGTCTACTGAACAGTGGGACCAGTTTTGTTGCTGGATTTGTCGTCTTCTCTGTACTTGGATTCATGGCTCAGAAACAAGGTGTTACTGTCGACACTGTGGTCGAATCAGGTAAAGCCTTGATATGACATGATGATGAAGTTTATCAAGACCAGAtacaaataactttaaaaaaaatatttgttcacAGGTCCAGGTTTGGCCTTCATTGCTTACCCTCAGGCAACAGCTATGATGCCTTTCCCACAGTTCTGGactgtctgtttctttctgaTGCTTATTCTTCTGAGTGTTGACACACATGTaagatatttttgttgtataaCCTAATGATTAATTACCAATTAATTGCAGacacaaaaaatacttatttgctCATTGTTCTATCTCAAGTTTGTGACAGTGGAGTGTTTTATCACCTCAATAAGCGACTTGTTCCCAAAGTTGTTTCGTAAACCAGGAAGACATGAGATGCTCGTCCTTTTCATCTGCTCATTGTTCTTCCTCATACATCTGCTGTTAGTCACTGAGGTGAATACAAATATTTCCATGATTtccttttaaagatatattGTCACAAATTGCATTTAAAACGATTCCTCTTATTGTCTCCTCTTGCTGCAGGGAGGGATTTACATATTCCAGCTTATTGATTATTATGGCATGACCAGATCTTGTCACTATTTCATGGCTTTATCCGAGTGTCTGGCTCTGGCCTGGACTTTTGGTACGCATAAAATACATTGTATCCCTTTTTTCATGATATGATCTGGTTCATATTCATATATCTGGgcttcaaatgttgttttttttcaacaatcaatgattttgtttttgaagaaatACTGCTAATGTAAGTTTTATGATTTCACTAGATAGCTATGGTCGAACTGGTTGCAATAACTGAACTTAACCAAATGTTTTTGAGAGATTCTTTATCCTTCCTCCCTGGTAACGGTCTTATTTTGGCAACCacgttaaaaaagaaacatatgacTTTAACAGTGGTCTAACGTAAAAGTCTGTGACTTTGTATCAGGTGCTGATCGTGTAATTAACATTATTGAGGACATGACAGGACAGAGACCATGTGTTCTCTTTAAACTGTGCTGGAAATACATCATTCCTCTGCTGTCAATGGTGAGTCAGAAATGTTGATCATTTTACAAAAGTTAAAGAACATTTCCAACATAATTTAAGGGAACCCCCCCTTGAATGTATtgccatacatttttttttcttagttaaACTCTGTTTTACCCCCAAAACACAACTCTTTGCACCTTCACAGATTTCCTTAATCCTGTACCTGGTTGATTACAAACACCTCAGGATTAATGACTGGTACGTTTACCCTGACTGGGCGTATGCACTGGGATGGACCATGAca is a window of Anoplopoma fimbria isolate UVic2021 breed Golden Eagle Sablefish chromosome 3, Afim_UVic_2022, whole genome shotgun sequence DNA encoding:
- the LOC129088548 gene encoding sodium- and chloride-dependent betaine transporter-like; amino-acid sequence: MNRQRRKTENQNKAGERGQWASKTEYLLVVAGNVVGLGNVWRFPYLCYKNGGGAFLVPYGLLAVVCGIPLFLLESSVGQYTQEGFVTCWRKVCPLAQGIGYGQLVIKLYDFSFILIQVWALFYLVFSFGAHVPWATCDNTWNTANCMSPNILDSPSLNLTANLTMPKNITSAATEFWERRVLGMSGGIEELGSVRWELALCLLACWVFCYFSIWKGVRSSGKVVYFTATFPYLMLLILLVRGFTLPGAWDGIYYYLYPNLNRLASLQVWIEAGSQICFSYSLTAGTLNVLGSYNDYNNNCYTDCFWLCLLNSGTSFVAGFVVFSVLGFMAQKQGVTVDTVVESGPGLAFIAYPQATAMMPFPQFWTVCFFLMLILLSVDTHFVTVECFITSISDLFPKLFRKPGRHEMLVLFICSLFFLIHLLLVTEGGIYIFQLIDYYGMTRSCHYFMALSECLALAWTFGADRVINIIEDMTGQRPCVLFKLCWKYIIPLLSMISLILYLVDYKHLRINDWYVYPDWAYALGWTMTLSSVLMVPLWAAGQMCTTAGTFRQRLSVLCRPAEDPTRQRRDIGDEQPEDICSDNLVSPALQSHNN